One region of Armigeres subalbatus isolate Guangzhou_Male chromosome 3, GZ_Asu_2, whole genome shotgun sequence genomic DNA includes:
- the LOC134223759 gene encoding phosphoenolpyruvate carboxykinase [GTP]-like, producing the protein MPQVIEAYSAFQTPLGCAPKLRTVLSPQNAVRGVVVVNGDVTLLSAKVRTFLEESVAMCRPDRIHIVDGSETESAALINTLHAQGTIQPLPKYDNCWLARTNPADVARVESKTFICTQQREKAIPTPKEGVKGTLGNWISPEDYDAAIRTRFPGCMKGRTMYVVPFSMGPIASPLAKIGIEITDSAYVVCSMRIMTRMGQEVLDKLADNSDFIKCLHSVGTPANGKITMSSWPCDPERTIILHKPANNEIVSYGSGYGGNSLLGKKCFALRIGSTIAQREGWLAEHMLILGITDPNGVKKYIVAAFPSACGKTNLAMMNPTLPGYKMECVGDDIAWMKFDSKGQLRAINPENGFFGVAPGTSTETNPNAMKTVYKNTIFTNVAATSDGGVFWEGMEKEIDPEVEITDWLGNPWKMGESKTPAAHPNSRFCAPAGQCPIIDPAWEDNEGVPISAILFGGRRPEGVPLVYEANSWAHGVFVGSAMRSETTAAAEYKGKMIMNDPFAMRPFFGYNFGDYLKHWLSMEQRCTEAGGHMPKIFHVNWFRKDANGKFLWPGFGENCRVIDWILQRVDDHDCFQDTPVGRIPSPGALNLDGLAGPVNEKELFSIPKQFWLKEVDDIKQYYDNQLPQDLPQEITKELQELKGRLERL; encoded by the exons ATGCCGCAAGTCATCGAAGCTTATTCCGC ATTCCAAACTCCTTTGGGATGCGCACCGAAGCTGCGAACGGTTCTGAGTCCACAAAATGCCGTTCGTGGTGTGGTGGTTGTCAACGGGGATGTCACTCTCCTGTCGGCCAAAGTGCGCaccttcctggaggaatcgGTAGCCATGTGCCGTCCCGATCGGATTCATATCGTCGACGGAAGCGAAACGGAGAGCGCTGCTCTGATCAATACCCTTCATGCGCAGGGTACGATTCAACCGTTGCCAAAATACGACAACTGCTGGTTGGCTCGTACTAACCCTGCTGACGTGGCACGAGTAGAATCGAAGACCTTCATCTGTACCCAACAGCGGGAGAAGGCCATTCCAACGCCCAAAGAAGGCGTGAAGGGAACGCTCGGAAACTGGATTTCGCCAGAAGATTATGATGCTGCTATTCGAACACGGTTTCCAGGATGCATGAAGGGACGCACCATGTACGTTGTTCCCTTTTCAATGGGACCTATCGCTTCTCCACTAGCCAAGATTGGAATTGAAATTACCGATTCGGCCTATGTCGTCTGTTCGATGCGCATCATGACTCGCATGGGACAAGAAGTGCTGGACAAACTTGCGGATAATTCG GACTTTATCAAATGCCTGCACTCGGTTGGAACTCCAGCCAACGGCAAGATCACCATGTCCTCTTGGCCTTGCGATCCGGAACGCACCATCATTTTGCACAAACCAGCCAATAACGAGATCGTTTCGTACGGTTCCGGATACGGTGGCAACTCGCTGCTAGGAAAGAAGTGCTTTGCCCTTCGTATCGGCAGCACCATTGCTCAACGTGAAGGATGGCTCGCGGAACACATGTTGATTCTTGGCATCACCGATCCCAACGGTGTCAAAAAGTACATTGTTGCAGCTTTCCCATCTGCCTGCGGTAAAACTAATCTGGCCATGATGAACCCAACGCTTCCCGGTTACAAAATGGAATGCGTTGGTGACGACATTGCCTGGATGAAGTTCGACTCCAAGGGTCAATTGCGTGCCATCAATCCCGAAAATGGATTCTTCGGTGTTGCTCCCGGAACCTCGACCGAAACTAACCCGAATGCCATGAAAACTGTTTACAAAAACACAATCTTCACTAACGTCGCTGCCACTTCCGACGGGGGAGTGTTCTGGGAAGGAATGGAGAAGGAAATCGACCCTGAGGTCGAAATCACCGACTGGCTGGGTAATCCATGGAAAATGGGAGAATCCAAAACTCCTGCTGCACATCCTAATTCCCGATTCTGTGCTCCCGCTGGCCAGTGCCCGATAATCGATCCAGCGTGGGAAGACAACGAAGGTGTTCCAATCTCTGCCATTCTCTTCGGAGGACGTCGCCCCGAAGGAGTTCCACTAGTCTATGAGGCTAACTCCTGGGCTCACGGAGTGTTTGTAGGATCGGCTATGCGCAGTGAGACAACTGCCGCTGCTGAGTACAAAGGCAAAATGATCATGAATGATCCATTTGCCATGCGCCCATTCTTCGGGTACAATTTCGGAGACTACCTTAAACACTGGCTTAGTATGGAACAGCGTTGCACTGAAGCCGGTGGACACATGCCCAAGATTTTCCACGTTAACTGGTTCCGCAAGGATGCCAACGGAAAATTCCTGTGGCCAGGATTCGGCGAGAACTGTCGGGTTATTGACTGGATTCTGCAGCGAGTGGACGACCATGACTGCTTCCAGGACACACCCGTCGGACGCATCCCGTCGCCGGGAGCATTGAACCTGGACGGACTGGCCGGCCCAGTGAACGAGAAGGAACTGTTTTCGATACCGAAGCAGTTCTGGCTGAAGGAGGTCGATGATATTAAGCAATACTATGACAACCAGCTGCCGCAAGATTTGCCGCAGGAAATTACCAAAGAACTGCAGGAGCTCAAGGGTCGCCTGGAGCGACTCTAA